The Brassica napus cultivar Da-Ae unplaced genomic scaffold, Da-Ae ScsIHWf_30;HRSCAF=58, whole genome shotgun sequence genome has a segment encoding these proteins:
- the LOC125603210 gene encoding uncharacterized protein LOC125603210: protein MNQGQLVGKGGVSTTGEGVRKKLKVSVPHFDNSDLIKSYAMTLIGRCMNPEKQKIGALLVMIPKIWKVEERVTGADLGKGMFQFHFEKEEDIEAVLESQPYHFDYWMISVARWQPRMSRTFPSEIPFWIKVEGLPTEFWSTPAFQSIGDASGETTDVDLDYGKMRVVVDGFKELTLETTVEFKGGEFYDEEEVSVSLKYEKLFGFCKLCFSLCHEEDLCPLNPKSTEKKKDIRDEPVGRREDRARSYRGVVINGEC from the coding sequence ATGAATCAGGGTCAACTTGTGGGAAAGGGGGGCGTTTCAACGACTGGAGAAGGGGTCCGCAAAAAGCTGAAGGTTTCTGTTCCCCACTTTGACAACTCTGATTTGATCAAGAGTTATGCTATGACCTTGATTGGGCGGTGCATGAACCCGGAGAAACAAAAGATTGGTGCGCTATTGGTGATGATTCCGAAGATATGGAAGGTGGAGGAGAGGGTGACGGGTGCAGATTTGGGAAAGGGGATGTTCCAGTTCCATTTTGAGAAGGAGGAGGACATTGAAGCGGTTTTGGAGTCACAACCATACCATTTTGATTACTGGATGATCTCAGTGGCTCGGTGGCAGCCAAGAATGTCAAGAACTTTCCCATCAGAAATTCCTTTTTGGATCAAAGTGGAGGGTCTCCCAACAGAGTTCTGGTCAACACCAGCATTTCAGAGCATCGGAGATGCGAGTGGCGAGACAACGGACGTGGATTTGGACTATGGAAAGATGCGTGTCGTGGTTGATGGCTTTAAGGAGCTAACATTGGAGACAACTGTGGAGTTCAAAGGGGGAGAATTTTATGATGAGGAAGAGGTGTCGGTTTCTCTTAAATACGAGAAACTGTTTGGCTTCTGTAAACTCTGTTTTAGTCTCTGTCACGAGGAAGATCTATGCCCACTGAATCCAAAGAGcacagagaagaagaaagatatcAGAGATGAGCCGGTGGGCAGGAGAGAGGATCGAGCCAGGAGCTACAGAGGGGTTGTGATTAATGGTGAATGTTAG